From Musa acuminata AAA Group cultivar baxijiao chromosome BXJ3-8, Cavendish_Baxijiao_AAA, whole genome shotgun sequence, one genomic window encodes:
- the LOC135644627 gene encoding leucine-rich repeat receptor-like serine/threonine/tyrosine-protein kinase SOBIR1, which produces MPPPPSTAFFLSHPLWMSATFSFFIGFTIGILLFFLWWSVVRLSRFVIHRRALSRILAEEQAPANAATVFSPMLRHPDTIPFFQHLQHEGLPFLAQIIGRGGCGEVYKAEIFVENRTIPVAIKKIDHLAATGAASVCQEESELLNIHTRQVRSEILTVGRMRHPSLLPLLAHVPKPDCHYLLYEYMPNGSLHDVLKQRSLQWPVRYKIALGIAAGLEYLHMVHRPQVIHRDLKPANILLDCNLNARIGDFGLAKVVHEMMSGTVASNNVAGTLGYIAPEYYQTMTCTAKCDIYSFGVILAVLVTGRFPSDQFFQATDEMCIVGWLRNVLRSADPAAAIDGRLMGKGFEEQMLLVLKVAYFCTYDDPAERPNSRDVKLMLSQIKPY; this is translated from the coding sequence ATGCCGCCGCCTCCTTCGACGGCCTTCTTCCTGTCACACCCTCTTTGGATGAGCGCCACCTTCTCCTTTTTCATCGGCTTCACCATCGGCatactcctcttcttcctctggtgGTCCGTCGTTCGTCTCTCCCGGTTCGTCATCCACCGACGCGCCCTTAGCAGGATCTTGGCCGAAGAGCAAGCTCCTGCGAACGCTGCCACTGTCTTCAGCCCGATGCTCCGCCACCCGGACACCATCCCCTTCTTCCAGCATCTCCAGCACGAAGGCCTACCCTTCCTCGCCCAGATCATCGGCCGGGGCGGGTGCGGCGAGGTATACAAAGCCGAGATCTTCGTCGAGAATCGGACGATCCCCGTAGCCATCAAGAAGATCGACCACCTTGCCGCAACTGGCGCCGCCAGCGTCTGCCAGGAGGAGTCGGAGCTCCTCAACATCCACACGCGGCAGGTACGGTCGGAGATACTCACCGTGGGGCGGATGCGCCACCCCAGTCTTCTTCCTCTGCTGGCCCACGTCCCCAAGCCCGACTGCCACTACCTCTTGTACGAGTACATGCCGAACGGGTCTCTGCACGACGTCCTGAAGCAGAGGAGTTTGCAGTGGCCGGTTCGGTACAAGATCGCGCTCGGCATCGCCGCCGGCCTCGAGTACCTCCACATGGTGCACCGGCCACAGGTCATCCACAGGGACCTGAAGCCGGCGAACATACTGCTGGACTGCAACCTCAACGCCCGGATCGGCGACTTCGGGCTGGCGAAGGTGGTGCACGAGATGATGAGCGGGACGGTGGCCTCCAACAACGTGGCCGGCACGCTGGGCTACATAGCGCCGGAGTACTATCAGACGATGACCTGCACCGCCAAGTGCGACATCTACAGCTTCGGGGTGATACTGGCGGTGCTCGTCACCGGCCGGTTCCCCAGCGATCAGTTCTTCCAGGCGACGGACGAGATGTGCATCGTGGGGTGGTTGAGGAACGTGCTGCGGTCGGCCGACCCGGCGGCGGCGATCGACGGGAGGTTGATGGGGAAAGGGTTCGAGGAGCAGATGCTGCTGGTGTTGAAGGTTGCTTACTTCTGCACATATGACGACCCCGCCGAGAGGCCGAACAGTAGGGACGTCAAATTAATGCTGTCACAGATAAAGCCCTACTAA